One Maribacter sp. HTCC2170 genomic window, GTAGATGGTGTTCCTTTTGGAAGTGACACTAATAACAATGAAGCCTTTTTCGATAATGCAACTGAGTCAAGTAGATTTTTGGATTTGGATCCAAACAATATTGCTGACATAAATGTATTGAAAGGCCTTAGTGCAACTGCTCTTTATGGAAATAGAGGTAGAAACGGTGTGATCTTGATTACTACCAAAAATGCACAAGGAGGAGATTTTGAAGGTAAAACTACTGTAACAGTAAGTAGCTCTACTTTCTTTAGTAATCCTCACTTACCTGAATACCAACAAGAGTACGGTGGAGGATTCGATCAAGAATTCGGATGGTACTTTAGTAACTGGGGGCCTAGATTTGGAGATACAAATCCAGGTATATGGACTGGTTATTTAAATGAAATCAGAGATGGAAGAGTATTCTTAAATCACCCATTTGCAACTAATACAGTGCCTGCCTATATAACAGGTTACGAGGATTTAGCAGCTGGACAATATGAATACAAAGCCTACCAAAGTGTTCCTGAATTCTTCAGAACTGGTGTTTACACAAGCCAATCTGTTGGAATCAACGGAGGTAATGGAACTACCGGATATAACGTAACATATTCTCGTACTGAGGACAAAAGTTTTGTTCCTGGCAACAGATTAATGAAGAACAACTTTGGTGTTGGTGGTTCTACCAAACTAGGTAAACTTTCTGTTAATGCTAGTTTAAATTATAGTGTTACAGATCTTAACAGCCCTCCAATCGCAGCCTCAAGGGGTTCAGGTGTTGAAGGTGATGGTGCTTCTTTATTCGGAGATTTAATGTATACTCCTAGAAGTGTTGATTTATCTAACATTCCTTATACTAGAGCTGATGGTGGTTCTTTATACTATAGAGAAACAAACAGTATCCAAAATCCAAATTGGACAGTAGAGAACTCTAAGACTGGTCAAAAAGTCGATAGATTTTTTGGAAATGTTTCCCTTAGCTACGAACTCTCTGAAAATTTGAGTGCTTCTTACCGCTATGGTTTGGATATCTATAATGAAGGTTCATTCTATGGCCAACAAAAAGGTGGTATCGACGGTAACGCCTTGGGACTTTATAGAACCCAAAAAATTAGAAACATGATTACTGATCATAATATGAGCATTAATTATGACAAGGATTTGAACGAAAACTTCAATCTAAAATTAGTAGGTGGTTTTAATGCCAACTCAATTTTATTCGAAAGAGATGGTCTTGAGAGTACCAATCAAATTGCTTATGGAGTATTAAAGCACTGGAACTTCACCAATGCTGCATCTTCAAATTCATTTAATGGTATCAACTTCCAGAGAAAAACACAAAACAACACCTATGGTGTTTATGCTGATGTTTCTTTAGGATACAAAGATTTCTTATACTTAAACGGTTCTGTTAGAAATGACTGGACATCAACTTTGGAAAGTGATAATAACTCATTGTTATATCCTTCTGCAAGTGTATCGTTTGTACCTACCAACGCATTTGAAGGTTTGCGTTCAGATGGCAATGGTTTAAACTATCTTAAATTGAGATTTGGATATGGTTCTTCTGCAGGTTTCCCAAGTGTTTATAGTACAAGAAACACCTTATCATTATCGGGAAGAGCGTTTGTGGATGAAAGTGGAAATGTTGTATCTAGTAACACAACATCCAATTTCCTCGGTAACCCTACCTTGGAACCTGAGACAGTATCTGAAATTGAAATTGGTGTAGACACAAGATTCTTAAACAATAGAGTTGGTCTTAATGCAAGTATATTCAAGAAAGAAACTAAAGATTTGATCACTGATAAAGATTTAGATCCTTCAACTGGATATACACTAACAACAATCAATGGTGGAGACATGGAGGTCAAAGGTGTTGAAGTTGATTTAGATTTGCATTTAGTAAAAAGTGTTGACAATGGTTTTAATTGGAAAACAAATGTTAATTTTTATGCAGATGAGTCTTTGGTAACAAGATTACCTGACGGTATTGACCAAATTATCATAGGAAACTTCTTTACTGCGGATGCAAAAAATGCCGCTATTGTAGGTCAGCCATTTGGTGTTTTGATTGGTGATAAAATTGTAAGGGACGATGCTGGAAATAAAGTAATTACAGCTAGTACAGGTGCCTATGTGAACGATACTAATGATGTTCCTATTGGGGATCCAAACCCAGATTGGACTGCTTCTTTAGACAATACTTTCACCTATAAAGGATTCAGTATTGGTGCAACATTAGGTTACAGACATGGTGGAGATATCTTTTCCAAAACAGCTGTAACTTTATTAAGTAGAGGTGTTATAGACTTCCCTTTCGATCGTTTAGGAACATATGTTTTACCTGGAGTAAATCCTGATGGCAATGTTAACACTACACAGATTGGTGCAACTGATATCGCCTTCTCAAACTGGTTAGGTCAAGATGAATTGGAAGTTTGGGATGGTACTACTATTCGACTTCGTGACGTAAGATTGGGTTATTCTTTATCTAGTAAAATGTTAGAGAAAACACCATTCGCAAGTTTATCCTTCACGCTATCTGGTTCTAACTTATGGTATAAAGCTGTTAACTTCCCAGAAGGAGTTAACTTCGACACCAATACGTTGTCTAATGGTGTAGGTAACAACATTGGATTGGAATACTTCTCAGGTCCAAGTTCAAAACGCTATGGATTTAGTATTAAAGCAACATTCTAAAAAAAGAAATAAAAATGAAAAGATTAAGTAAAAAAATAAATTTAGGTTTCGCTGCTTTGATCCTATTACTGGGTGCTGGCAGTTGTGAAACTTTGGAATTAGAGATATTGGACGATCCAAATGCTCTAAATGCCACTACAGCATCTCCGGATTTTTATGTAAATTCTATACAAATTGACTTGAGAGAGTTTTTTGGAGGTGATCATAGTTTTTCCAGTCTCTCAGAGAGAGGTGCAGAAGCTACTCGAATTCTTCATATGTTCGGTCCTTTATATGATAATGCCTATTCACCTGGTAATCATGATTTTGCATGGCGAACAGCATATTCTGGAATTTTGGCCGATGTAGCTAGTTTGGAACCATTAGCTTTGGAGCAAGAACTGTTTATGCATTTAGGTATTGCTCAAGTAGCTGAGGCATATGCTGTGGCCACATTGGTTGATTTCTTCGGAGATGTTCCTTATTCTGAAAGTAATGATGGCGTTTCTTTTAATCCTGTAGCCGACCCTGGTCTACAGACTTATCAAGCGGTGCATGCTCTTTTAGATGAGGCAATTGCCAATTTCAACAAAGATGAATTTTCAAAGCCAGCAAACGATTTCTTTTATGGGGGTAATAAGTCTAAATGGATTAATTTAGCAAATACACTTAAATTGAAATTGTATGTACAATCTAGATTGGTTACCGAAAGTGAGTCTACTTCAGGCATAAATGCTATACTTACAAGTGGTAATTATATACAATCCGCTAGTGGAGATTTCAAATTCCCATATGGAACTACTGACAACAACCCAGACAGTAGGCATCCTATATTTGCCCGAAACTTCGTTGAAGGTACTGGTGTTACAGACTATATGTCTAACACTTATATGGATATGCTTCTTAATGGTAAATCTGTTGAGGATCCTAGAGTAAGATACTATATCTACAGACAACGTAATACAAATGCTCAAAATACTGTAGAACAATCATGTTTCGGTGGCTTACCACCTGCACACATAGGATTTTCAGCTGTATTCTGTAACCTAGTTGACAACCCAGGTTATTGGGGTAGAGATCATGGATATGATTTCGGTATTCCACCTGATACTGGTGCAAGATCTACTTGGGGACTTTATCCTGTAGGGGGTAATTTTGATGACAGTTCTTTTACTGCCATTGCTGATAGAACCATTTCCACCAAAGGTTCTGGATTTGAGCCCATCATGATGTCAAGTTTTGTTGACTTCATGTTAGCTGAAGCTGCTCTAACTATTGGTGTTGATGGTGATCCAGCGGTCTATTTAGAAAACGGAATGAGAGAAAGTATTGGTACGGTCATGTCTTTTAGAGAAGATTTGGTAGATGCTAGCTATGCTCCTACTCCAGCTGAAGTTGATACTTATGTTAATGAAGTATTGGCTAACTTTGCAGCAGCTGATGCTGATGAAAAAATGAACATCATCGCAACGGAATATTGGTTAGCTCTTTGGGGTAATGGTATAGAATCTTACAATACTTATAGAAGAACTGGTAAGCCAGACAATCTTGGACAATTGGTAAGAGAACCTTCTGATAACTTTATGCGATCTTTTTGGTATCCTGACACTTACGTTAACCAAAACTTGAATGCGAGCCAAAAACCAGATGTTTTTCAAAAAGTCTTCTGGGATACTAATCCTGACACAGGTTTCATTTACTAAAAATATAACTATGAAAAAAATTATTTCTTTATTAACAGTGTCCGCACTTATCTTCTCAACTTTTTCTTGTGAAGATGAGGACAAGGACAGATTAGACGTAAATCAAATAACTGGAGGGGCCATCTT contains:
- a CDS encoding SusC/RagA family TonB-linked outer membrane protein, giving the protein MRTKFNGILTLLLAFVVHISFAQEKTISGTVTDQDGLPLPGVNIVVEGTTNGTQTDFDGNYSISAAEGQSLLFTYIGQKDIRQIVGAGNSMNVQMQEDAQALEEVVVTALGVKKEAQSLGYSIAKVDGDEVAQKPSSDVGRLLQGKAAGVNITASNGLSGSSTNIVIRGYTSITGSNQPLFVVDGVPFGSDTNNNEAFFDNATESSRFLDLDPNNIADINVLKGLSATALYGNRGRNGVILITTKNAQGGDFEGKTTVTVSSSTFFSNPHLPEYQQEYGGGFDQEFGWYFSNWGPRFGDTNPGIWTGYLNEIRDGRVFLNHPFATNTVPAYITGYEDLAAGQYEYKAYQSVPEFFRTGVYTSQSVGINGGNGTTGYNVTYSRTEDKSFVPGNRLMKNNFGVGGSTKLGKLSVNASLNYSVTDLNSPPIAASRGSGVEGDGASLFGDLMYTPRSVDLSNIPYTRADGGSLYYRETNSIQNPNWTVENSKTGQKVDRFFGNVSLSYELSENLSASYRYGLDIYNEGSFYGQQKGGIDGNALGLYRTQKIRNMITDHNMSINYDKDLNENFNLKLVGGFNANSILFERDGLESTNQIAYGVLKHWNFTNAASSNSFNGINFQRKTQNNTYGVYADVSLGYKDFLYLNGSVRNDWTSTLESDNNSLLYPSASVSFVPTNAFEGLRSDGNGLNYLKLRFGYGSSAGFPSVYSTRNTLSLSGRAFVDESGNVVSSNTTSNFLGNPTLEPETVSEIEIGVDTRFLNNRVGLNASIFKKETKDLITDKDLDPSTGYTLTTINGGDMEVKGVEVDLDLHLVKSVDNGFNWKTNVNFYADESLVTRLPDGIDQIIIGNFFTADAKNAAIVGQPFGVLIGDKIVRDDAGNKVITASTGAYVNDTNDVPIGDPNPDWTASLDNTFTYKGFSIGATLGYRHGGDIFSKTAVTLLSRGVIDFPFDRLGTYVLPGVNPDGNVNTTQIGATDIAFSNWLGQDELEVWDGTTIRLRDVRLGYSLSSKMLEKTPFASLSFTLSGSNLWYKAVNFPEGVNFDTNTLSNGVGNNIGLEYFSGPSSKRYGFSIKATF
- a CDS encoding SusD/RagB family nutrient-binding outer membrane lipoprotein, which produces MKRLSKKINLGFAALILLLGAGSCETLELEILDDPNALNATTASPDFYVNSIQIDLREFFGGDHSFSSLSERGAEATRILHMFGPLYDNAYSPGNHDFAWRTAYSGILADVASLEPLALEQELFMHLGIAQVAEAYAVATLVDFFGDVPYSESNDGVSFNPVADPGLQTYQAVHALLDEAIANFNKDEFSKPANDFFYGGNKSKWINLANTLKLKLYVQSRLVTESESTSGINAILTSGNYIQSASGDFKFPYGTTDNNPDSRHPIFARNFVEGTGVTDYMSNTYMDMLLNGKSVEDPRVRYYIYRQRNTNAQNTVEQSCFGGLPPAHIGFSAVFCNLVDNPGYWGRDHGYDFGIPPDTGARSTWGLYPVGGNFDDSSFTAIADRTISTKGSGFEPIMMSSFVDFMLAEAALTIGVDGDPAVYLENGMRESIGTVMSFREDLVDASYAPTPAEVDTYVNEVLANFAAADADEKMNIIATEYWLALWGNGIESYNTYRRTGKPDNLGQLVREPSDNFMRSFWYPDTYVNQNLNASQKPDVFQKVFWDTNPDTGFIY